In the Azospirillum humicireducens genome, CCTGTGGTGCAGGATGGCGTTGACCTGTTCGGACAGCAGCGCGTCGATGGCCGCGATGTCGCGGTCCAGCGCGGCGCGCAGCTTGTCCAGGCTGTCATGAACGGGAAGCGTGATGCCGAACCACAGCCGCAGCGCCTCTCCGGGGCCATTGGCCGCCAGGAAGGCGTCGAGCAGGCCGGCGTCGTCGCGGCCGAGCGCCATGTCGACCGCCCGCAGACGCAACGGCCGTTCAAGGACCGTCGCCTCCGCGTCGTCGGCATGGATATCGGCAGCGTGCCCGGTCATGCGGCTATCAGCCGGCCTGCGGGATGCGGGCGACCATGCGCATGGAGGTGGTCAGCTCCTCCATCTGCAGCCACGGGCGCATCCAGGCGACGGCGTTGTAGGAGCCGGGCTTGCCCGGAATCTCCTTCACCTGCACCTTGGCTTCGGCCAGCGGGTACTTCGCCTTCATCTCCTGGCCCGCGGCTTCGTTGCCGTTGACGTAGTTCAGGATCCAGCGGTTCAGCCACGCCTCGCAGTCGCTCGCCTCCATGAAGGAGCCGATCTTGTCGCGCGCCATGATCTTCAGGTAATGGGCGAAACGCGAGGTCGCCATGATGTAGGGCAGGCGGGCGGAGATCGCGGCGTTCGCGGTCGCCTCCGGCCGGTCGTACTTCTTGGGCTTCTGCGTGGTCTGGGCGCCGAAGAAGACGGCGTAGTCCTGGTTCTTGTAGTGGCAGAGCGGCAGGAAGCCCAGCTTCGACAGCTCGGCCTCGCGGCGGTCGGTGATGCCGATCTCGGTCGGGCACTTGGCGTCGCTGTCGCCGTCGTCCGAGGTGAAGGTGTGGAAGGGCAGGTTCTCCACCTTGCCGCCGCCCTCGGCGCCGCGGATGGCCGTGCACCAGCCATACTGCGAGAAGGCGTTGGTCAGGCGCTGGCCCATCGCGTAGGCGGAGTTCATCCAGCAATAGTCGTTGTGGTGCATCGGACGGGCGATGCCGCCCTCGTAGGGGGCCTCCTCGTACGCGAACTCCTCGATCGGCTTGGTGTTGGCGCCGTAGGGCATGCGGGCGAGCACGCGCGGCATGGTCAGCGTGACGAAGCGGCTGTCGTCGCTCTCACGGAAGCTGCGCCACTTGGCATACTCGACGCTGTCGAAGATCTTCTCCAGGTCGCGCGGCTTCGACAGGTCGGTCATGTCCTCGAAGCCGAACAGCTTCGGGCTGGCCGCCGAGACGAAGGGAGCGAAGGCCGCGGCCGCGACGTTGGAGACGCCGGTCAGCAGCTCCATGTCGTCGGGGTGGTTGGTGAACTCGTAATCGCCGATCAGGGCGCCGTAGGGCTCGCCGCCGGCGATGCCGAACTCGTTCTCGTAGATCTTCTTGAAAAGGTTGCTCTGGTCGAACTCGGCCGCCTTGGAGATGTCCTTGTACAGGTCCTTCTTCGGGCAGTTCATGACGCGGATCTTGAGGTTCGACCCCGTCTCCGAGTTCATGACCAGATAGTTCAGGCCGCGCCACGAGCCTTCCAGCTTCTGGAACTTGTCGTGGTGCATGATGGCGTTGAGCTGCTTGCTGATCTTGGCGTCGATCGCGGCGATCGCCTTGTTGATCGTCTGGCCCAGGTTCTTGTTGAAGGTGACCGTGCCGGCCAGCGCTTCCTGGGTCAGGGTGCGCAGCAGCTCCTGCGCACGGTCCGGCTCGGTCTGCTTGGTGGCAGCGATGGCCTGGTCGAGGATCGAGAGGCCGGTACCTTCGGCAACGGCACCGGTGGCGCCTGCGCCCTGGGTCTGAGCGTCGCTCATCGGATCAACCCTCCTTCTTCTCGGAGCCGAGCTCGCCGCTCAGCGCCTTCAGCTCGTCGGTGTTCTGCAGCACGCGCTCCAGCAGGCCCTCCAGCTCTTCCGAGCGGTCGGCCTTGCTCAGCAGGTCGCGCAGCTGGTTGCGGGTCTCCAGCAGCTTGCGCAGCGGCTCGACCTGCTGGACGACGCGGCCCGGCTCGAAATCCTCCATCGACTTGAAGGCCAGCTCGACAGCCATCTCGGTGCCGTCGTCGGCCAGGGTGTTTTCCACCTTCATCTTCAGGCCGGGCGTCATGCGGGCCATGACGTCGTTGAAGTTGTCGCGGTCGATCTGGATGAACTTGCGGTCCTTCAGGGGCTTCAGCGGCTCCGTCGGGTCGCCGGAGAAGTCGCCGAGCACGCCCACGACGAAGGGCAGCTCCTTGACGACGGTCGCACCTTCGGTCTCGACGTCGTAGGTGATGTGGACGCGGGGCTTGCGCACGCGATCCAGCTTCTGGTGGATACTCGCCATGTTATCGGACCTCCCTGCTCACGCCGTAGGATAGGCGGTGATCGTCAATACCCTGATTGCTCTGCCGGCGGCGGCGCCTTGGCGCCGGACGCGATGAAGAACTGCCGCCGCGTTTCCTCGTCGGTGATGAGCTCCATCAGGAGTTCCTGCAACGACATGCGGCCGCGGCGGACCACCTCCTCAAGCGTGTAGGAGATGGGGGAATGGGGTTCCGTCTTGCGGAAGAAATCGGCGACCTGCAAGAGAACCTTGAAGGCCTCTTCGCGCGTTGCCACAGCCCCGCTCGCCTGGACCTTGGCGCCGGCCGCCGCGACAGCCCCGCCGCCGGCCGCAACCGGGTCTGCTGTGGACGCGGCGGCGGTCTCTGCGGCAGCGGTTTCGTCGCCGCCCAGCGTTGCCAGACGGTCGCGCGCGGCGTAGTTGACGGCATCCAGCGCCGCCGTCAGCACATTGCGGATGTTGCCGGCCGGCGGCGCGTCGTAGCCGGCCTTGTCGTAGAGAACCTTGCCAAGCGCCTCAAACTCGTCGATGGCGCCCTGGATGTCCTCCAGCAAGGTCTTGAATTCGGAAGCCGGCGTTTCGCGGACGCTCTGCTCGAACTGGTCCCAGGTGACGGCGCCGTTGTCGATGCGGGCCTGTCGGCGGGCCTCGTCGGTGATCTTCGCCAGTTCGATGGCCTGTTCGTACTGCCAGAGCGAATAGGGAATGTCGCCCATGGTCAGCGGCACCTTGCGGACCGGCTGGATCAGCGTGCCGTCTGCCGATTCGCCGTTCAGGCCGGTCAGCGGGCCGACGCGGGTGGCGATGCCGTCCTCGTCCGGGGCCGGATACAGATTGTCCCAGAACCGCTCCACCAGTCCGCGGGCGAGCGCGAAGCCGTCGCGCAGGCCGGCGTAGCCCTCGGCCCGCAGCAGCGCCTCGATGAACCAGGCGGTGACCTCGAGATCCTTCGCCTGGGTGCGCAGGATTCTCGGGCTGACTTCGAGAATGGTGCGCCATTCCGGTAGAAGGCCGCCGGCGTCATCCTCCACATCCATGGAGCGTTCCGCGGCACGGGCGGCGCTGCGGGCATCCTTTACGGTGTAATAGTCTGCCGAGGCATTCTCGCGCAGGTCGATGCCTGATTCGGTATCGCCCTCGATGGGCTGCAAAAGTTCTTCGATGTCGAAAATCTGCGGTGTGGGCATGAAGGAAAGCACCCTTTCCACATTCATATGAAGAAGGTCAGAGCCGCAGGTTGCGGGGCCCGCCGAATAGGGCAAAGCGTTTGCGCAGGCAAATTGATAGCGTTACTTCCGACGGTTCGACAAGGCTATTCGTCATTTCGCGGGCCGCCGAACAGAATATTGCAGTTGCGTAACAATCAAGCGCCCGAGCTACCCCTATAAGCTTGACGAAACGCAATTGCGGATGAATGCTGTTCGTCTGACGTCGGAACGAACCCTTCCCGGGATCCCATCTGCAATGACCCCTGACGCCATCCCAGCTGCAATCGCGGGTATCGCCGCCGCTTCTGCGGAGGGATTCGGGATTGCTTCGCCCGTTGTGATCGAGAAGCGGGATCCGGCCGGGCGTCTGGTCGCACGGGTCGGCATCGCCGACGGGAGGCTGGAGGGCCCCTGCCTCTTCTTCGCGGAGGACGGGGAGACGGTGGTCGCGCGGACGCTGTTCCGCGCCGGCCACCCGGTTCCGCCGCCGGCCGGGTCCGATCCCGCGCCTTCCCTGCTCGGCGCCCCGGTGGCGTCGGGCGAGTCACCGTTCTGACCGGCCGGAGACACCGGATGCCGCCCGCCGCCCGCCTCGGCGACCTGATCAAGCAGGACACGCCGCATTGCCACGCACCGATCCACCCGCCGGCCCTGGTGCCGGCGCCGGCGCCGCATCCCGGCCTGCCGTTAGCGATCATGCTGGGAAGTCCGACGGTTCTGATCGGCAAGGCCCCCGCGGCGCGGCTGACCGACATTTCCGCCCCCTGCATGCTGCCGGGCTGCATTCCGGCCGGGCCGGGCATGATCTCCCAGGGGTCGGCGACGGTGCTGATCAACAGCCTGCCAGCGGCGCGCATCAACGACATGACAGCCCATGTCAGCTGTGTCGCACCGATCCCCGCCCCGGTGGGCAAGGTGATGCCGCCCGGCTGTCCGACCGTCATCATCGGCGGCTGACCGCATGCGCCTGTCCCACTTCGAACGTCTGCGCCCGGTCTGTCCGCGCTGCCTCGCCACCCGCGGCGCGGCGGTGCCTCTGGCGCTGGGCATCGTGGAAGCGGCGGACTCACAGGAGGTTCATTGGGGAACCCTGGTCTGCGGCGACGAGGCTTGCGCGATGGAATATCCCATCGTCGACGGGGCTCCGATCCTGGTGCCGGACCTGCGCGGATGGATGGCGGCGAACGGCCATCTGCTGACCATGCGGGCCGACATCCCGGCGGCGATGGATGGGGTGCTGGGCGACGGTTTCGGGCCGGACAGCGCGTTCAACGCCACCAGACAGCATCTGTCCAGCTATGGCTGGGACCATTATGGCGATCTCGATCCCACCACGCCTGATGGGCAGGCCGGTTCGGTCGTGCGCTGCCTGTCCATCGGACTGGACCGGTTGGGAGCGCTGCCGGCCGGTCCGGCGCTGGATCTCGGCTGCGGCGCCGGACGGACCAGTTTCGAGCTTGCGGCGCGCGGGGAGGATCTGGTGCTCGGCCTCGATCTGCACTGGCCCCTGCTCACGCTGGCGCGGCGTGTCATGGCGCGGGGGGAGGCCGTCTTTCCGCTGCGCCGTTCCGGCATCGCCTATGACCGGCAGCGGATCGAGGCGCGGTTCGCCGGGGCGGAGCGGGTGGATTTCTGGATCGGCGACGCGCTGTTCCCGCCCTTTGCTCCGCGCGGCTTCTCGCTGGCCGCAGCGATGAACGTTCTTGATTGCGTCGCCTCGCCGCCGGCCCTCCTGCGCGCCATCGACGCCATGGTCGCGGACGGCGGCGGCGCGGTGCTGGCGACGCCCTTCGACTGGTCGACGCAGGCGACGCCGGTTGAGGCTTGGCTGGGCGGCCATTCGCAACGCGGCGACGACGCCGGCCGTTGCGACGCCGTACTGGCGCGGCTGCTGACACCAGGGGCCCATCCGCAATCCGTCGAGCGCCTGAATCCTTTTGGAGAGCCGCTCGATGTTCCTTGGACGGTTCGGATGCATGACCGCGCCATCATGCAATATAGAACGCATTTGGTGATGTTACGGGCATGATTCGGGAATGAAGCAAAGAAGTTTCAGCCTGATTGCGAAGCATAGCAGTGGATTTTTCAAAATGGCTTGGTCAGAGTCCGCGGCACAGCCACAAGGCGAACCGGCCGGCAAGTTGAGTTGGTGCGGGCGCCGCTGGCGCTCTGCCTGCATGGGTTGAAGACACGCAAGTCACAAGATAGGGGGTGGAGCCATGGTGGCGGTCGATCTGCAGAGCATGATTTCCCGGCTGAATCCACTGTGCCGTCGGGCGCTGGAGGCGGCGGCCGGCCAGACGCTGTCCCGTACGCATTACAATTGCGAGATCGAGCACTGGCTTCTCCAACTGATCGGCGCCGCCGACGGCGACATCTCCGCCATCCTGCGCGTCTACGAGATAGACGCCGGCCGGCTGTCGGCCGACCTGACGCGGGTGCTTGACAAGCTGAAGACCGGCAACAGCCGCGCTCCCGCCCTGTCCCCCAATCTGGTGCAGTTGATGCGCGAGGCCTGGGTGCTGGCCTCGCTGCAATATGGCGAGGGGGCGGTTCGCTCCGGCCATCTGCTTGCGGCGCTGCTGTCCGACGAATCGCTGTCCGCCCAGGCGCGCGACATGTCCGGCCAGTTCGCCAGGATCACCGCCGAGACGCTGCGCCGCGACCTGCCCAAGATCGTCGCCGACACCGCGGAAGCACGCACCAGCGCGCCGGTCGCCGCGTCCGGCGGTGCTGCCGGCGGAGCCGCCGCGGGCGGCGCTCCGAAGGTCGGCGGGGCGACCCCCAACCTCGACCAGTACACCATCGACCTGACCGACCGCGCCAAGAACGGCAAGATCGACCCGGTGCTGGGCCGCGACGCCGAGATCCGCCAGATCATCGACGTGCTGACCCGCCGGCGCCAGAACAACCCGATCCTGACCGGCGAGGCCGGCGTCGGCAAGACGGCGGTGGTCGAAGGCTTCGCGCTGCGCATCGCCGCCGGCGACGTGCCGCCGGACCTGCGCAACGTCCGCCTGCTGTCGCTCGACCTCGGCCTGCTGCAGGCCGGTGCCGGCATGAAGGGCGAGTTCGAGAACCGGCTGAAGGGCGTGATCGACGAGGTGAAGGGCTCCAGCCAGCCGATCATCATGTTCATCGACGAGGCGCACACCCTGATCGGCGCCGGCGGGCAGGCCGGCCAGAACGACGCCGCCAACCTGTTGAAGCCGGCGCTGGCGCGCGGCGAGATGCGCACGATCGCCGCCACCACCTGGGCCGAGTACAAGAAGTATTTCGAGAAGGACCCGGCGCTGACCCGCCGCTTCCAGGTGGTGAAGGTGGAGGAGCCGGCTGAGCCGGTCGCCGTCGACATGATGCGCGGCCTGACCGCCACGCTGGAGAAGCACCACAAGGTGCGGATCGTGACGGAGGGGCTGATCGAATCGGTCCGGCTGTCCAGCCGCTACATCCCGGCGCGCCAGCTGCCCGACAAGGCGGTCAGCCTGCTGGATACCGCCTGCGCCCGCGTGGCGATGAGCCAGACCGCGACCCCGCC is a window encoding:
- a CDS encoding methyltransferase domain-containing protein, coding for MRLSHFERLRPVCPRCLATRGAAVPLALGIVEAADSQEVHWGTLVCGDEACAMEYPIVDGAPILVPDLRGWMAANGHLLTMRADIPAAMDGVLGDGFGPDSAFNATRQHLSSYGWDHYGDLDPTTPDGQAGSVVRCLSIGLDRLGALPAGPALDLGCGAGRTSFELAARGEDLVLGLDLHWPLLTLARRVMARGEAVFPLRRSGIAYDRQRIEARFAGAERVDFWIGDALFPPFAPRGFSLAAAMNVLDCVASPPALLRAIDAMVADGGGAVLATPFDWSTQATPVEAWLGGHSQRGDDAGRCDAVLARLLTPGAHPQSVERLNPFGEPLDVPWTVRMHDRAIMQYRTHLVMLRA
- the tssC gene encoding type VI secretion system contractile sheath large subunit → MSDAQTQGAGATGAVAEGTGLSILDQAIAATKQTEPDRAQELLRTLTQEALAGTVTFNKNLGQTINKAIAAIDAKISKQLNAIMHHDKFQKLEGSWRGLNYLVMNSETGSNLKIRVMNCPKKDLYKDISKAAEFDQSNLFKKIYENEFGIAGGEPYGALIGDYEFTNHPDDMELLTGVSNVAAAAFAPFVSAASPKLFGFEDMTDLSKPRDLEKIFDSVEYAKWRSFRESDDSRFVTLTMPRVLARMPYGANTKPIEEFAYEEAPYEGGIARPMHHNDYCWMNSAYAMGQRLTNAFSQYGWCTAIRGAEGGGKVENLPFHTFTSDDGDSDAKCPTEIGITDRREAELSKLGFLPLCHYKNQDYAVFFGAQTTQKPKKYDRPEATANAAISARLPYIMATSRFAHYLKIMARDKIGSFMEASDCEAWLNRWILNYVNGNEAAGQEMKAKYPLAEAKVQVKEIPGKPGSYNAVAWMRPWLQMEELTTSMRMVARIPQAG
- the tssB gene encoding type VI secretion system contractile sheath small subunit; the protein is MASIHQKLDRVRKPRVHITYDVETEGATVVKELPFVVGVLGDFSGDPTEPLKPLKDRKFIQIDRDNFNDVMARMTPGLKMKVENTLADDGTEMAVELAFKSMEDFEPGRVVQQVEPLRKLLETRNQLRDLLSKADRSEELEGLLERVLQNTDELKALSGELGSEKKEG
- a CDS encoding PAAR domain-containing protein — its product is MPPAARLGDLIKQDTPHCHAPIHPPALVPAPAPHPGLPLAIMLGSPTVLIGKAPAARLTDISAPCMLPGCIPAGPGMISQGSATVLINSLPAARINDMTAHVSCVAPIPAPVGKVMPPGCPTVIIGG
- the tssA gene encoding type VI secretion system protein TssA, which translates into the protein MPTPQIFDIEELLQPIEGDTESGIDLRENASADYYTVKDARSAARAAERSMDVEDDAGGLLPEWRTILEVSPRILRTQAKDLEVTAWFIEALLRAEGYAGLRDGFALARGLVERFWDNLYPAPDEDGIATRVGPLTGLNGESADGTLIQPVRKVPLTMGDIPYSLWQYEQAIELAKITDEARRQARIDNGAVTWDQFEQSVRETPASEFKTLLEDIQGAIDEFEALGKVLYDKAGYDAPPAGNIRNVLTAALDAVNYAARDRLATLGGDETAAAETAAASTADPVAAGGGAVAAAGAKVQASGAVATREEAFKVLLQVADFFRKTEPHSPISYTLEEVVRRGRMSLQELLMELITDEETRRQFFIASGAKAPPPAEQSGY